Proteins encoded within one genomic window of Fusarium musae strain F31 chromosome 4, whole genome shotgun sequence:
- a CDS encoding hypothetical protein (EggNog:ENOG41), whose translation MGYPCQVFHASELPERVQTNLSGRKRKLDKGVNNVEISGCELLEMLQYKCEIKEPVKPDSPVQCFAIERLFRKCKDKKGSFMVETTAWEGKEYPPVGQRSDDGQHSKDRAPQHYHWSSSWHAPDAAR comes from the exons ATGGGCTATCCGTGCCAAGTCTTCCACGCTTCAGAGCTTCCTGAGCGCGTGCAGACCAACCTAAGCGGCCGGAAGCGCAAATTGGATAAAGGGGTCAATAATGTCGAGATCTCTGGGTGCGAACTTCTCGAGATGCTGCAGTACAAGTGCGAAATCAAAGAGCCCGTCAAGCCGGATAGTCCTGTGCAATGCTTTGCGATTGAGCGATTGTTCCGGAA ATGTAAAGACAAAAAGGGCTCTTTCATGGTCGAGACGACGGCCTGGGAGGGCAAAGAGTATCCTCCAGTGGGACAGAGAAGTGATGATGGACAACACAGCAAAGACAGGGCGCCTCAGCACTATCACTGGTCATCAAGTTGGCACGCGCCAGACGCAGCACGAtaa
- a CDS encoding hypothetical protein (EggNog:ENOG41) — translation METATGSRLLGEVVEMSLEDVLRSLRSSLPADPNRLSSPDQVPHQTHILPNKLTHISELDEITTAHFHATKSAGLGISGRHLPLLYRLISNLITPPHLYAILVIDTEGRFDATRLTCSPSHLQHVYVHRPARSDPDNARALVADAEDILLYGSVAKASAGREWWGTVVVGGVGAGDITTGWKGWLRIDRESVRGFAPGISAEEALGHKRQRQDIVDAAGWAATSQWGSFVFREADEKVSEEDADPEQPLGIVE, via the exons ATGGAGACAGCGACGGGGAGTCGGTTGTTAggtgaggttgttgagatgagcCTCGAAGAC GTCCTTCGAAGCTTGCGCTCTTCACTCCCTGCAGACCCCAATCGCTTGAGCAGTCCGGATCAGGTCCCGCATCAGACTCACATCCTGCCAAACAAACTTACGCATATATCagaacttgatgagatcacAACAGCTCACTTTCATGCTACAAAATCTGCCGGTCTCGGCATATCTGGCCGTCATCTGCCACTGCTATACAGGCTCATATCAAATCTCATCACCCCTCCGCACCTTTACGCCATTCTGGTCATCGATACTGAAGGCCGTTTTGATGCCACGCGCCTGACTTGTTCGCCATCTCATTTGCAACATGTCTACGTCCACCGCCCAGCAAGAAGTGACCCAGACAATGCTCGTGCTCTCGTGGCCGATGCAGAGGACATTCTTCTCTATGGAAGTGTCGCAAAAGCGAGTGCCGGTCGCGAATGGTGGGGGACTGTCGTTGTGGGTGGTGTTGGAGCTGGTGATATCACAACAGGCTGGAAGGGATGGCTACGTATTGATCGCGAGAGCGTCCGTGGCTTTGCACCGGGCATCAGCGCAGAGGAAGCTTTGGGCCACAAGAGGCAGAGACAAGATATTGTCGATGCAGCTGGCTGGGCTGCTACCTCGCAGTGGGGAAGTTTTGTCTTCAgagaggctgatgagaaagTGTCGGAAGAGGATGCGGATCCAGAGCAACCCTTGGGTATTGTTGAGTGA
- a CDS encoding hypothetical protein (EggNog:ENOG41~BUSCO:EOG09264LC7): MSLRLAARRLAVSAPVFSTTVGPSVQRRHKWASNLFKGWGKPRNKDAGASPAQDPTSLLDDPKSREEYLQKSMYSGVEDNIFQDEIEKVSTDTTPGAPEIEQKTKENMAMVVDPDPRSRVRWQRKKVIQMVRRNGRLTRDESIQMSERELLHKSEFMPTSVKKLVMLARQIAGKSVDDAIVQMKWSKKKMAAEVGYYLEEARDLAIAQRGMGLGKVNNETLKTPKKIQTVDGKWIEIEDPTRMYIAQSWVGRGPWRGKRIDYKGRGRMGIIRHPSTSLTVLLKEEKTRIREYEERVEKKNKKGPWVHLPNRPVYGQRPYYSW; this comes from the exons ATGAGTCTCCGACTTGCCGCGCGGCGGCTGGCAGTATCAG CTCCTGTTTTCTCTACTACTGTCGGACCCTCAGTACAACGACGGCATAAATGGGCCTCCAATCTCTTCAAAGGATGGGGCAAACCCCGGAACAAAGACGCTGGAGCTTCACCGGCACAGGACCCTACATCTCTGCTCGACGACCCCAAGAGCCGTGAAGAATATCTACAGAAGAGCATGTACAGCGGCGTGGAGGACAACATTTTCCAGGATGAGATCGAAAAAGTTAGTACCGACACTACACCGGGTGCCCCCGAGATCGAGCAAAAGACGAAAGAGAACATGGCCATGGTTGTGGACCCCGATCCTCGAAGTCGAGTGCGTTGGCAGCGCAAGAAGGTTATTCAGATGGTTCGCCGCAACGGCCGTCTGACAAGAGACGAGAGCATTCAGATGTCCGAGCGCGAACTTCTGCACAAGAGCGAGTTTATGCCCACAAGTGTCAAGAAACTCGTAATGCTGGCCCGCCAGATCGCAGGAAAGAGCGTCGACGACGCCATCGTGCAGATGAAGTggtccaagaagaagatggcggccGAAGTTGGATATTACCTTGAGGAGGCTCGAGATTTGGCTATTGCACAGCGTGGTATGGGACTCGGAAAAGTCAACAATGAGACTCTGAAAACTCCCAAGAAGATCCAAACAGTCGATGGCAAATGGATCGAGATTGAGGACCCTACGCGAATGTATATCGCTCAATCGTGGGTTGGGAGGGGCCCCTGGCGAGGGAAGAGAATCGACTACAAGGGTCGTGGACGAATGGGCATCATCAGACATCCCAGCACAA GTCTAACGGTGTTActcaaggaagaaaagacaaGAATACGAGAATACGAGGAGCGTGtggaaaagaagaacaagaagggaCCCTGGGTGCATCTCCCCAACCGACCAGTATATGGACAGAGGCCATATTACTCGTGGTAG
- a CDS encoding hypothetical protein (EggNog:ENOG41), whose amino-acid sequence MLMPAGLLANKSAIITGGTTGIGRAICLEFLRQGANVVVNHLGLEKDKPHLDSLIAEADAIRKASSTAGLLDHQPGDVRDPATATELVKKAVEHSPKKRLDVCVSNAGICTFADFLTLEPDLLYSTVRTNLDGAFYITQAAARQMALNQEPKGGSIIGVSSISALVGGGQQTHYTPTKAGVLSLMQSTACALGEHNIRCNALLPGTIRTQLNDADLADDAKRTYMEGRIPLGRTGSPSDMAGPAVFLACPELSGYVTGAQLLVDGGLFVNLQ is encoded by the coding sequence ATGTTGATGCCAGCGGGTCTTCTCGCCAACAAGAGTGCCATCATCACAGGCGGCACAACCGGCATCGGCCGTGCCATCTGTCTCGAATTCCTGCGACAAGGTGCAAATGTTGTAGTCAATCATCTAGGCCTCGAGAAGGATAAACCTCATCTCGACTCTCTCATCGCCGAGGCCGACGCTATCCGCAAAGCATCATCCACAGCTGGCCTTCTCGATCATCAACCAGGCGACGTTCGCGATCCTGCAACCGCAACAGAACTGGTCAAGAAGGCCGTCGAGCACTCTCCCAAGAAGCGGCTTGACGTGTGTGTGTCAAATGCTGGTATTTGCACTTTTGCCGATTTCCTGACGCTCGAGCCGGATCTGCTGTATTCAACAGTGAGAACAAACTTGGATGGTGCCTTTTACATTACCCAAGCCGCCGCCAGGCAGATGGCTCTCAACCAGGAACCTAAGGGAGGGAGTATCATAGGCGTTTCCTCCATCTCGGCTCTTGTCGGAGGTGGCCAGCAGACACATTACACTCCTACCAAAGCAGGAGTTCTGAGCTTGATGCAAAGCACAGCATGCGCATTGGGAGAGCATAACATCCGGTGCAATGCTCTTCTCCCTGGCACCATCCGCACGCAGCTGAACGATGCTGACCTGGCTGATGATGCGAAGAGAACTTACATGGAAGGTCGTATCCCGCTGGGAAGGACAGGCTCACCCTCTGACATGGCTGGTCCGGCTGTCTTCCTGGCTTGTCCAGAGTTGAGCGGATACGTGACGGGCGCACAGCTTCTCGTCGACGGTGGACTCTTCGTCAACCTTCAGTGA
- a CDS encoding hypothetical protein (EggNog:ENOG41~CAZy:GH114) encodes MATNAAEAATSEKPHVTKTKRSWPLWKKLTAVGVALVVIVALAVGLGVGLTRGKGGNNSDDTASSEADDSTEPYLKARSSLWQPKVGSQWQIVLLKPIKLNKDGSAKDLKPNVGIYDLDLYDNDAETFAALHKAGKKVICYFSAGSWEDWRDDKNQFKKADLGKTLDGWPDEKWLNLRSTNVRNIMKKRIKLAAQKGCDAIDPDNVDGYQNDNGLKLTKKDSIDYIRFLAAEAAKYNMSTGLKNAGDIISSVLPFVQFSVNEQCVEYSECETFAKFIKAKKPVFNIEYPKSAPKVKESDRKAICSKKGKAKGTDGFSTVIKKMNLDGWVMYCTGNTYQTAVEN; translated from the exons ATGGCGACAAATGCAGCAGAGGCTGCGACCTCAGAGAAGCCGCATGTAACAAAAACAAAGCGATCCTGGCCACTCTGGAAGAAACTCACTGCCGTTGGCGTGGCACTTGTAGTCATCGTCGCTCTGGCTGTTGGACTTGGTGTTGGCCTCACTCGAGGAAAGGGAGGAAACAACAGCGACGATACCGCCAGCTCAGAGGCAGACGATTCAACAGAGCCCTATCTCAAAGCCCGTAGCAGTCTTTGGCAACCCAAAGTTGGCTCACAATGGCAGATTGTTCTCCTCAAgcccatcaagctcaacaaggaCGGCTCCGCCAAGGATCTCAAGCCCAACGTTGGCATTTACGACTTGGATCTCTATGATAACGACGCCGAGACCTTTGCAGCCCTACacaaggctggcaagaaggtcatcTGCTACTTCAGCGCGGGATCATGGGAGGATTGGCGCGATGACAAGAACCAGTTCAAGAAGGCCGATCTTGGCAAGACTCTCGACGGCTGGCCTGATGAGAAATGGCTCAATCTGAGAAGCACCAACGTTCGCAACATCATGAAGAAGCGCATCAAGCTTGCTGCTCAAAAGGGTTGTGACGCTATTGACCCCGACAACGTCGATGGTTAT CAAAACGACAATGGCCTCAAGCTGACCAAGAAAGACTCTATCGACTATATCAGGTTCCTCGCTGCAGAGGCTGCAAAGTACAATATGTCCACCGGTCTCAAGAACGCCGGCGATATCATCTCCTCTGTTCTCCCCTTCGTCCAGTTCTCGGTCAATGAGCAATGCGTCGAGTACTCTGAGTGTGAGACATttgccaagttcatcaaggccaagaagcctgtTTTCAATATTGAATATCCCAAGAGCGcgcccaaggtcaaggaatCAGATCGCAAGGCCATTTGCtcgaagaagggcaaggcaaAGGGTACAGATGGTTTCAGTACTgttatcaagaagatgaatcTTGATGGTTGGGTCATGTACTGCACCGGCAATACCTATCAGACCGCAGTCGAGAACTGA